The DNA window CTGTTATTCATACGCAATAAGACTAAGAACTGCTGGATCCATCTGAGATATGTAGTAACAAGAAAGCAAGGAATGCACGGTAGGAAAGGAAGCCCACATGAGAACTACTAAAGAAAGATTTCATATCTTGAGCAACatggaaaataatatataaacaacTAGCCTTGCTTGATAGAATAACAGCAGATGTCTGTGCACATGGATTAGCcagcaaattttattaatttcgaTCAAGAGAGCAATGTTTGTTAATTCCTTGCCATGCGATATACCCAAACTTCTGAATGATACAtacaaccttttttttattttttttaggggGAATGCACGCAACTAGTTTCAGAAGTATTTCTCCCTTATGTCTTCAATAATGTGAATGAACTCACCATCGTGATATGCATATCATAGACCAGCATGTGACTGAGGCTGCATTTGTGACGAAATGGGAAGGGGAAAACTCCCCTGGCTTCCCATGAATATGTTTTCCAAACTGATAAATGATATGCTTTcaataataattttctatctaaaaaatacttttaaaaattatattaattcatttttcaagtttacagTAGCTAATACTTGATATCATTCACTAATGAGATACCCCGTTTGCATAACCATCTTCTTCCCTCACTCTCAAACTCAATCTAAGTTAACAAAGGAATAATAGAACTATATATGTTTCCTAAAAGCCCCATAGAGCAGGCAGTAAAACAAATTAGATGCTAGATATGTCGCCAATTTGTTCaccttataaattttaaacaaaaatatttcctcCATCAGTGGGCACAGATTGAGATCACATTAAGAATTGTGAAAAACCCAAGGACATAGAGATCATTTTTTCAACCAAGGAGGAGTGGTCCAGATTTCAACATGCAAGGGACATATTGATTAAATTGCGGACAAGAAGTTACCTAAGGTGCACCATCCAAGGGGTAGAAGCATCTAATCCCCTAGGAAAGTTGGAGCTAAGATTAaacaagcaaaagaaaacatgtttGGGGAATAGTGTTGGATCCACAAAAACACTTAATTAtcctaaaaaaatgtatactcCATCTCCTCGTTGACCAAACgaattgtttattttgggtAGTGGGCTCATAACCCTAATTAACCTATTAGGCCTTGACTTGTGGACACTATGCTGCATGGGCATCAGCATATCACACTATTAAACTAATCGTACACTTTTAAACAAACGCCATCCCCAAGTTCTGAGCAGTGCATAGTGATAGTGGTAGTGATAGTGGAGAAGTAGTGGAATTAACATAGTTCTAAAACGTCAGGGTAAACTTTGACCAGTTACtttgatgtaaaaaaaaacccagcAGCCCTGTTCAGAACTAGATTGACAATACTGCTAACTGCCTTACTGGTGTATTTAATCACAGCGAACTATTGAGCGAGAACAGAGGACTAAATATCTTCTTGTTACCTTGCAATATCCATTGGGAGTGTCTTGCATCACACAGCCGGAAGGTAGCCTCCTACACTTCACATTTCCAGTTGTGGGTGCCGTTGCAGAATTATGATCTCTTACTAATCCATCAATGGACACATCTACTACTGCCCATGCACCCTCAGCCAGCTGCTTGCAAAACCGGAGAAATGTTACCTCCCTAATTGGTACTAGAGGTGAGAGCACCTGTAGTTCAGCCTTCATCTGTTGCAAGCCGACACAAGATAATTTAACAATtcagaaattaagaaaatatgttaGCTACTGCTTACACTATGTAAGGTAATGAAAAATTGCACTGTTCGGCACTCACCAGCAGCAAGGCGCCATTTCTGCTTCCTGCGATGCCGGTAGACACCTCCTCAAGCACTGTTGCCTTAGCAATCATGCACGAGAACATGTCAGACCACCGTCTCTGTGAAATGAATGGAAGCAACACCAACATTAGTGCATTATGAGAATAGAAAGGAACAAGTATATCGTACGAGACATGAGCTCAAACCTCATCCATGAGAGTCTCTACAAGGGCAAGGCTGTTGTCGATTATGACTAGGCCGGACTCCCTTGAGGCCTCCGAGACGTAGCCTGCAGGCTTCATGCCGATGCACGGCAGGAAGGAGTGAAGATACTCCTCAAAGTTGAGCACCTCCTTGCTAGGAGAACCAGGAAGTGCTGGAACCCACAATGGATCGTCCATCTGTGCCATCTTAACAAGCTCGTCCATCGCGCTAATTGCAAGCTCCAAGAACACGGACCTGTCGATGTTGCCCATCAACGATGGTAGAGCAGACCCGGTTGTCCGTGCGGGGGTGATCACCGTGCCCATCGGGCTTGACACGCCCCCAGCAAACTCATTCATGCAGCCGGGCAGTGTACCCAGAGAACCTAAGCCACCGATGCCCCCGATCGCTAGCTCCAGCGACGAGTTAGGCATGGGCAGCGAGAGGTGCGGCTGCAgcaagggcggcggcgacaggagAGAGATGGGCTTGCCTAGGAACTTGGTGGCGAGGGCGCAGACGCGGTTGAGCTCGTCCTTGAGCCGCGCATTCTCGATGCGCAGGTGCTGCTCCTCTAGGGACACCTCCCCGAGCATGGCGGGGCTCCCGCAGCTGCCGCACATCGGGCTGCGCATCGCCTCCCGGATCGTCATGTTCTCCGCGCGCAGCTTGTCGTTCTCCTGCTTGAGAAGCGCGTTCTCGTGCCGCTCCAGTTGCGTCTTGGCGATCGCGTCACGCGCGGGTCATGAAACCGTGTCAGGAATTGCACGAAACGAACTGACTCGAACGCcaacgggaggagagagaggagaaaacaaaacacacGATGCGATTTCTCGCCCGATGATTTACCTTCATCTGCGTGCGGCGATTCTGGAACCAGAACTTGACCTGGCGCGCATCGAGGGAGAGCCTCCTGCTGAGCTCGGCGCGCTGCTTCTCGTCGGGGTGGGGGCACTCCTTGAACAGCCTACACGAGACGGACGCATCGATCCATGCATGAGAGGACAAAGAGAAAAGTTTGGCACAGAGAGGAAGGATGCAAAGTACGAGCGTTGAGAAGGGGATTTGCTTTACGCTTCGAGCTCTTGGATCTGCTGCGGCGTATGGCGGTGGTAGCGTTTCTTCCTCTTCCGGGGGTTGCTGGGCTcaccgtcgtcgacgtcgtcctcgccggcggccgagaTGGCGTCGAGATGGTCGCTTCCCGACCGGCTGTCGTTCTCCGCCTCAGTGTCCCTCGtcaccgcgccgcccgcgctaGAGCCAGCGCCTCCGGCGAGCATCCGCCCGCCGATGCCACCGCCGGCGTTGTCCTGCTAACAAAATAGAGAATCAATAACCTctcgacaaaaaaaaaactctcgtCTCTAcccagagaaaaaaaagctagCACGACACCCAGACCGCAACAGGCGCCGAACACATACCAGCGCGAGGGagagcgccggcgacgacgagaagccACTGGCGAAAGGGAACTGCATgctgcccccgccgccgccgtcaaaGAGACCCCCAAAGCTCatgccgcctcgtcgccgaaGCAAACACCCGCCGCGTAAACTCGACGAAAGGCCGGCCCTTATCCCGAGAAAGTCCTCTGCCCGGATCTACCCTGCCCTTCCCGAACGCCTCACGCCGCGATTCCTAAACAACGCCtcagggaggaagaggaagagacaAGAGCATCGCCTCGCCTCAAAACCCTAACCCTCCACGGCGGGAGGAGGGACAGATTAAcaaggcgagcgagcgagcgaagTAGGCGAGCGAGGGGAGGGGACGCATCCGATTAAAGAAAGCCTTATGTACGGCGGCGGGGAGATAGGAACGGGAGggcggccggccgagcggaGGGTCAAAATGGCAAGTGTAGTGTGGAGACGACGAGCGGAAACGAGGAAACCCCGTCGTGTGGATGCGAGAGAAAAATAGTACTAGAACCAGCGGAGCGTGTGCGTGGGGGTGAGGTGGGGGCGGGGCCGCGGGCGAGGATGGCGAGACGCTGACGACGCTGAGGCAAGCAGcaagcggcagcggcagcggcagcggcagctggCGGCACAGGCACCGCAGCCGGTTGCGCGGTCAAAACGGACGGATGGATGCGTGCGCGCTTACTATTTTGTTGCgttccgcctcgcctcgccccgtttctttctcttctttatttttttttccttttgcaatGGCGCTGGTGAAGTGCACAGCACAGAGGTCAGAGGCACACCGGTGGCCgcttcctctcctccaccgCGGCgtcgcacgcacgcacgcacgcgcccGTGCCTTGCTCCGCTCCCCCCGGCGGCGTGTCCGTCGTTATGATTTCTCTCCGATGGTCTACGGGGACGGAGCGGTCGGGAGATCGGGGTGGCGTCCGTGGGCCCCCGGCGTCAGTGGGCGAGCCGCGCGGGTGTGGGGGCCGTGTGATCTGTACCCGACGGGTGGCAGTTTGGTGCAGAATTGAATGCGCCCCAGAGAAACACACAGGTTTGAGGGGCTCCCTCGCCTCACCGCTCCATGACGCCGGGGCCCCACGGACTACCGTGCCCACGGTCAGTGCCTTCCGCCCCCATCCGCCGTTCGCATGCATGGATGGGCGCGCGCACGCGTAGATCCGGGAtgagggaggggaggcgggGGGCGTAAATGCGGCGCGTAGCCACTGGCCGCGGCGTGGGCAGTGGGTCCGGCGGCCCAGCCGGCAGCGGATCCGacggtgggggcggcggcagcggcgtgcTCCACACGAATATTGAGGCGCTTCAATGGTGTTACAGTAGGTGGAAGGGAACCGTCCTGGCTGGCCGAGCTGGACCGGGGGAGcttgggaggaggaggcgtctGCCTCACGACCAGCTCGGCCTATTCAATGGCCTCCCCTTTCGTACCATCCCCATCTTTGGAGAGCGTTTAATTTTTGCCATGCTGCGATCGTTTGGTGTTTCTGTTGCTGTCAAGATATCCTGCACTGGATATAGAATCTGCATTGGTTGTTCATGGGTCGGTAATCGTCTCATAAACAGGGTTGGATGTGGCCAATCATCAGGCATGGTATGACCATTTTTATCGCACCTCGTCTTTCCAGTCTTGTAGGAAGTGAAAGTTTGGATGGACAGCGCCTGGTTGGTTGGTATCAAATCTTATCTGTCGCTTCATGTGACGCATGAGTTCAGCTTCCCTACATTATCGTCATCCAAATACTTTAACCTGTGTTAAGACGGGGTTTGGTTAGTGCCCTCCGTCACATGATATCTAATATCGTAAAATCTAAATAGCGTCCAAGCATGATTTAGGCTTAACGGCGATAGACGTTTAGCTAAGTGAGGGACCAGGCCAGCAAAAATAAGAAGCAAAGGCCAAGACTGTTTAACCAACCTAAAAATCATATgcttcaaataatttttttcttaaactaCTATTCCGATCGACGGTCTAATTACACCGTTGTGTtcgtaacaattaaatttttataacaagatcttatatgattatattttaatgaaaaaatataaattatttttataatatattcaaattacttttagatttcatTAATGTCTGATATATtgatatgtaatatatatgttttgttcttttggaCTGTAATATACGCTGTGAATATGTCtttgtattattattttggtCTAGGGTATATATGTGAATATATACATGATCAACACCTCGGGTAGTAGTTGTCACATAGCACAACCATTCATGTGAGATCGTGGCCATGTTCGAGAGTGGAGGTGGGGTGAGTTAGTTatctggcacgaaaaacgtagtaatagattagtatattattaattaattaattattattaaaaatataaaatatattaatatgattttttaaaacaacttttctatagaaaattttgaaaaaattcaccgtttagcagttcggaaaacatACGCGTGAAAAAAAGAGGGGGTTAAGATAACTAAGCCATgttgccgaacgcggcccatGTCCTACTGCGTCTCCGGACGATTCCGCTCCGTCATCACAGAAGCATTTGGAATCCTGATCACCAGTTTCCTAGTGCCAAAGACCAGATGGTTAAAATCATCTTCATAAGATCGGACAACTAAGCCAGACCCTATCTCTCCTTATATaaatttcctatatatattaaagactttctatattaaaaattatcttaccaattatatatttttcatatgttacAAAGTACATTTCTAATTAGAAACAACACAAACACTTTCCATATATTATagactttatataaagataaatatataagctttcaatttataatgtttatataaatataaacaatatatcttTAGCATTAAAGTCTAATCAGACCATCAGCGCAACAAGCATAATAGTACAAGACGACATGAAATGTTGTTAGAACACTGACAATACTATCAACACAATGAAGTTTATGTGTATCACCGTGACGTAGATGTGCTCATCATCAGTCTGTTCAAAACTCTAGACCGCCATTGTTGGACTCTTAAATGGTTAAACCAAGAATGTAACATCAgagataaatatttgataaacaGGTATGGATACTTGGGGTTTTTAGGAATATTGGGTTGTCACGATCTTTATCCATATGAAATAAGTGATACCTCTTGATTATTggtaatttcactttgttaaaaaCTATGGGATATGTTTCTCGAACCGAAAAGAACCTGtgggataaatattttttattgtacgaccaataaatatttgctatgtATAGAGctaattattgactatattGACCTTGTTCTGACATAACCATGTACAATTCGCTGACTAGTGGTCCTAATCCGACGAGTGAATACAGTGGGATATACTACAAGCCTAAACAATAGGTCTATATCAATGGGAAAATATTATGCACACAAAATTTCTGAACCTGATCTGTCACGATCCTAGATAGACTAGTAGATTGGATTTTGGAattgataaaagaaaacagatactccctccattcaaaaataaactaatcttttatttttttacttataatatttgactattcatcttattaaaaaattacgattaatatttttgtttttattaaatgataaatcatgaatgatactttacatgtgactaatttttttgatttcttaaaaatatttcaataaaacagatggtcaaatgctAGACATGAAAATCGAaagattggtttgttttggaTACATGGAGCAGCTGATTATTAATACCTGGAAAGCAGGCGACATATTTCACGATCAATCAATGTGTACAGGTATAGCCTCTCCGAAACCCAAGTCTAATTGACTAATGGCGAGAAAGTAAAAACACGCTCAGAAAACGAAAGGGACGGGTGTTTTGATCGGGTATGGGTTTAGACATGGACCAGTAGCAATCTTCCAAACCACTGCCGAACTAGGTGAATCAACGGAAAGGGAATGCTCAGATCCTactagaggagagagaataaGAGGGCACACATGGATAATGACGTGAATATGTATGAAACGGCTTTTAATTCCTAGCTAGCGTCACTCTTGCAGAGGGTTGCTGTTCTTGTATTCATTGCACCGCTTTGCTACGCGAGAATATGGGAACACGACGGCTGCTACCGATGATGTTTTGGAAGTCTGgtcatcatttatatttttaagagaaaaattcagataactttataaataaaatatatatgaataaaacttttatgttaatatttttaatgatttaaaataaatattgaaaaataaattatgatgacgaaaaatcctaaaattagctataaatttaaggttaaaaaaattatattgcggcttataatcataaatagAAATGAGATGATAGGCTAGGGAAGTGAAATGGGTTAGAGATACAGATACATACGGCTAGAGATAACAGAGtctaatagaaattttagagataaagataaaattttagagagatacgatagaatatttatcttatacTTCAAATTTCTATCTCCAATGTACCCTATAAATATATCCACGAGGGTCAGTGCAATATACAATAGATCATATATTTGTCTCTCATCCaatattttctacaaaatgGTCATGAAAATtgagagaagggaaaaaattgAACGTTGTCTTAAGCTCTCGTAGCAAACATGTTTATGACATCGACCTCCTTTCACACCAAGGTGGAAACGTGTTTCTGTCAGATACAGAGACTTTTGGGACCTAAAACACATCCTGTTGTAATGTGGCATATCAGTGGACTAAAATCTGAAACACATATAATCAATCGGTGTTTTCAGCCAAAAAACACTGTTTGGTTGAATATCTATGTTCTTTTTCCCGGTGTGTGGTTGGTTGCTTATATTTTCGCAGATGCAAAATGGAGCCGAGAGTTTGTTAGTTAtgacctaaaatttaaatttaaaacttaaatttagaattaataagGGTTTCTtcatcgtaaattttttttctgcttttatttttagatcatgaacaacatgtatataaaaattatacccacaaattactttttagtTTCAGAGAAACAAACAACCTAAAAATCTCTTATATCTTGGGACAAAGGTGGTAGAATAGTAGGATCTAAGGATTTAGGAACACCACCAAGTACTGTGACATGTTTCCTTTCAATTttgttattatattatttaatttttaatatatacaaatgtatatttttgttttaaaaatttacaaaactagACCCCAGGGCCAACGCTTTTTAGGAGgctgtttttttaaagataaccCTCCTACAGAGCTTTTTTTGACGTGAGGATCTACTGCAAATTTATGTATAGTCGACCACATAATACTTGTAAAATTGCAAATAGGTCAGATCAAGTGAAACTTTATCAAAATTATAGAGCTCTAAGGCATCTACAACTTTATTGttgatcaattttttatttaatatgatttaggtgtccaaatatttattacaaattcTCATATCTATGTTTCAAACGAACTTCGATGGAGAAAAAcgctatataaaagttgtagaGCATGATAAAATCTATAACTTTcttcatttaaaattatttagagtATTAAATGGGCGTACCTTGTTTCGTAACAGTAAAACCGCTCTTCGAAAAATTGTCCCATTTACATCTAGCCCCTATGATATTAGTCGTACGTATTTGACCATCTAGATTACTTTATGTGAAAATGTGATCAgatgtatatttataggtGTCATCGTGGACTACAAATTTTATAGTGTTTATCTTTGTCGGATGTCATTTAAAACATCGATGTGagaatttgtaaataaatatacGATATTTCGTTCTTATTTGGAAATTTATAATTCTCATATACATTGCTCTACTCGTACCCGACCTAACCAATTGCGATCCATAAAACCAATACTTCCGATctgaacaatttttttttggatttttgattttatttattaaataatttataaatttgattttgcaaTTCGAAAAATCGCACTTCTAAACTCCTGCCGCTCTCTTGGAGGACGGAAAGCCTACGTGGCTAACATCTCGGTGGACAAAAAGTGGAGGAGATGACGGCGGGGTGAGAAAAAATGCGTTTAGACCCTTAGTGTTGTCCTCAGTAAGGGCGACAAGGGGTTTTTTTTGCGAAACCTACAGCCTCAGCCGAGAAGGGAGGCAGCGGGCTGGAAAACTTGTAAAAAGGCCCTTGAACAGAGGACAATGGTCTAAATGATTATTTTCGCCACGCCACCGTCATCCCCCTCCCCCCGGTCCACCAAGCCGTTAGCTACGTATGTTTTCCGCCCTCCCAGAGGACGGTAGGAGGTTAGAAGTGCAATTTTTcgaaatttaaaatcaaaattgtgaattatttaataaataaaatccaaaatccaaaaaattccgATTTGAACTGGTTAAGTGCAATCACATATCAGAGGGGACTTGCTGGGCCGAAGAGAGGAGCTGTGGCCTGGGAGGCTGGGCCGAAGGAGGAGGACCGAAGGAGGCCGCCAGGGGAAGTTGGACTAGGAGTTGGGTGGACTGAGCCCAAGAAAGTTATCTTTTGAGAATAAGCTCGGCACGCGACTGGACGATTTTTACGGTTTTCTTTCCGCGGCGGCCGGATCTGCCTCTCTCCTATCCCCGTCCCCGTCGGGCGGCTCAGGCTGCTGCCTTTCCTTCGTGCCCCCGTCggtcggtcgccgccggcacaGTAGCCGAGCAACGCTGACGCCGGTGCCCTGGTCGTCGAATTTTCTCAGCAAGCGAAACTCCTCCTCGCCCTGACTTTCTCAGCTTTCGATACCACCTTTTCAGTTTACACTGTCGTCTTTCCCTCCGGCATCGCTTCCAGCTACCAAGACCTGTATATTCTTCTCCCCGATAGTTCATGGGCAATTCTCGCAATCTCGCCATATCCCAAGATTGTAATCCTGCTCGCTAACAGCGCAATCGAccttaccaaaaaaaaaaaaggttttctaGTTTTAATGTTGTGTTTTTATCGGTTAATCCGGTAACTGCGGTAATATGCATAAAGgcttgatattttttcatggATTCTTCTGGAGTAGCTGTTTCCCGTTCTTCTCTGGTTCATGCATACTAGTATCTATCCTAAAGAGAAAACatagttttcttgttttgtttggaGCATCTGGTATTGCGAGATAGATTTAGTATTGCTATATGTATGACTCAACTACGACTTGCGTACGACTGAAACACTGTGATCATTGATTGGACAAAGGGATCAAGTGAGTggctgcaagcctgcaaccATTAGATGATTAAGACATACATGAGTTGGATGATTGAGTCGTACGCATAGTAATTTCCGGATGGATTATATTTGGGATCGTTAGTCGTCGGAAGCAACTTTCATATCTGCACCTTTGTTGCATGTGGATCTCATCTGCATCCCTTTCTGTTCATTTATCTATCTCGTCAGTTATTCTGGCCACATTGTTTTCTTGAATTGTTTCATGTTTACGTTATCTACTAGGAGGTTTCGACATTCAGCTATTATTTCTTTAGGGCATTTGCTGTCActgatttttcttaaattataAGGATATCACTCGAATAACCGTTCTAATGACATTTTTGCAATTTCCTAGTGACAATTTATAATCATGTTTTAAACAAGtggcaaatttataattgtccttatttcaattttttgtcTTGTAATTACCTACCGTTATGGTCTATTCTTGTATGTGCACTGGAAATGGAAATAAAGGGCTAGTTGCAGATGAGTTGAAGGGTAGTTAGAAGTAATATCCTATTGAAATTATTAGTTTGAGCCCCACTTCTGGAGTTCGAACCCAAACATCAAACTTAGCAAATCTATTCAACATCTATATTGCATAATTGATGTTAATTCGTATGCTTCAATCAAATtatgtgctacagtaccaactAATAGCCTTACGTCACTTCAGCTGGTGTATCAGATAATTGCATTTCGTGTCATATGCACCATTACTACCATACTCGGGCACTTGTAGAAAAACACAAGTtttcttttaaagaaaaaaaacaaaacaccatcttttcacttttgtacTTCTGCTCATGATTATAagtcaaagtttaaattttcaatcttcaaTTTGGAGGTGATTTAGGGGGTTTTCACCGAttgaaaagttttattcacaaattatttatcatttgtaGATATGTCGTTTagcttttatatgaaaaaaccaaacaattacccATGTGTATTCCAGCCTATGTACTGCAAAATATGAAGTAGACGTACTTTAAATTATTGGATTTCTTATGTTCCAAATTATGTCTATATGTTGCAGCCTTTTGTGTTTTGCTAGTGATCCAATTATTGCAGCCTATGTACTTTGATTTTTGAGATGTACAGAGAAATATTGCTGCAAACACAAGGAGTCTTTCCAGCTCCTCCCTTTACCGCATTTGCTCTTGTGGTATGGAGGTAAACAAGAGAAGGGTACTGGAGCAGTGAGCAATGGCAAGTGTGAGAGAGAAGGAAGTGGATGCTCTTTGATTTCATCTTGAATGGTGTTAAATGTTCTTGTATTTGCATGTAATGTTCTTTGTTTTGCTGTGACAAGAAGAcaccaaaacttttccatTTCTATAGCTGTCATGTGATCTGTGACTGGAGACCTGAGGAAGAAGCCATtgtttatgcaaaaaaaactgcatGCAATCTGTTTTTATGCTGAAGTTTACCACCGGCTGAAGGTTTGCttatttacataaatatattcttaCTGTTACTAAGGCATCTTTCTTTGCTCAAACTGAATACTGAAGTAGTTTAGATGGATGTATTGCACCAGATTGCTAGTATGGAGTTCACCGCCAGCTGAAGACTTTTATCCTGAAGTTTACACTAGGCTAGTATGAGGGGCGTAACCAAGGAGTGGGCCCGGGACcacctaaaaattaaattcagccccccatgtatatatatatatatatatatatatatatatatatatatatatatgcgtaaaagaagaaaagaaaactttcttAATAATACGTGACGGTGATTTTTTGATGATTTGTagatatattgtattttttacaagatatatttatagtatttgaaaaatatataagttgtaGCACTCAAATATAAGATATAGGACACTGGCTAGAATGGAGTGATGTACTGCATCAGAATGAGGGATATTTTCAGATTACTGGCATGTTCAGTTGCAAGATGTCCAAATAAATGTACAGAAAGTGAAATTATTTGCTACATGTCGGCAAAATGACTTTCAAAACTGAATtttgtcataaaatatttctgaAAACAAGGCGAACCCATGCCACAGTCCCAGTATGATCTCACCTACCTTACAAGGCTACAGTAGGTTCATCGCTACTAATCGCATGAATTAAAcaaagtgatatatatatatatatatatatatatatatatatatatatatatatgagttaattagatttatgtCATTGTAAATATGCTAGTTTAGAGAAATGtcattaaaatttctatattcgCATAGATGCCATTACAATTTTTTCCCTATCATAGAAATGCCATTTTCTACCCTTGGAATTTCATATTGTCCAAAATAACCCTCCCTCCACGTCACTGCCATGTGGGCCACCTGGCACAGGCGCGTGAGGGGGCTCCACGCAGAGCAAGAACGCGGCGAGGGATCCACCCGTCGCTGACTCCCTTCTCCGGCTCCGTCACccacgccaccaccaccacgatgGAAGAGTTGAGGTAGCTGCCTGCACGGCGACGAAGCTTAGCAACGTGCACATGCTCTTCATGGTGTCCCGGGCCTAGTCGTAGTAGAACTTGATCAAGCCGACACTGATGAacacctccgccgcgccgagcATGATGTACGGCAGCGCCTGCCACATGATGCTCGTCGGCGCATAGGTGGCGCGTCGGCTCGCCTCGAGCAGCGCTAAGTTTGCCATGGCCATCACTGACAGCACCAGCCCGATGTCGAGCCGCTGCAGCTCCGACAGGCCACGGCGGTTGCCGGTGACGAGGCGGGTGAGCGACATCAGCATGGCGTCGTACGTGGGGACACAGAGGAGAATGCTGACCACCTCGAAGGTTGCTAGGGTTGTTGGCGGCATGTCGACCGGGCTGATGCGGGTGTCCATCGCCTTCCCCGCTCCACGAACGTCGATGCCATCTGCGCCGTCACGGCAAAGAAGAATAAGGCAGCTCCACGCCGTGCTTTCTCACAACGGCGACGGCCACCGGCCCACCTTGCAGAGGCGCGTGAGGGGGCTCCTCGTCGGCGTTTGAGCGTTCCGGAGGCCGCACATCCTCGCGCAGAGCAAGAACGCGGTTCGCG is part of the Oryza brachyantha chromosome 2, ObraRS2, whole genome shotgun sequence genome and encodes:
- the LOC102710092 gene encoding homeobox-leucine zipper protein ROC5, with translation MSFGGLFDGGGGGSMQFPFASGFSSSPALSLALDNAGGGIGGRMLAGGAGSSAGGAVTRDTEAENDSRSGSDHLDAISAAGEDDVDDGEPSNPRKRKKRYHRHTPQQIQELEALFKECPHPDEKQRAELSRRLSLDARQVKFWFQNRRTQMKTQLERHENALLKQENDKLRAENMTIREAMRSPMCGSCGSPAMLGEVSLEEQHLRIENARLKDELNRVCALATKFLGKPISLLSPPPLLQPHLSLPMPNSSLELAIGGIGGLGSLGTLPGCMNEFAGGVSSPMGTVITPARTTGSALPSLMGNIDRSVFLELAISAMDELVKMAQMDDPLWVPALPGSPSKEVLNFEEYLHSFLPCIGMKPAGYVSEASRESGLVIIDNSLALVETLMDERRWSDMFSCMIAKATVLEEVSTGIAGSRNGALLLMKAELQVLSPLVPIREVTFLRFCKQLAEGAWAVVDVSIDGLVRDHNSATAPTTGNVKCRRLPSGCVMQDTPNGYCKVTWVEHTEYDEASVHQLYRPLLRSGLAFGARRWLATLQRQCECLAILMSSTTVAANDSTAISQEGKRSMLKLARRMTENFCAGVSASSAREWSKLDGATGSIGEDVRVMARKSVSEPGEPPGVVLSAATSVWVPVAPEKLFNFLRDEQLRAEWDILSNGGPMQEMTQIAKGQRDGNSVSLLRASAVSANQSSMLILQETCTDASGSIVVYAPVDIPAMQLVMNGGDSTYVALLPSGFAILPDGPRIGASGYETGGSLLTVAFQILVNNQPTAKLTVESVETVNNLISCTIKKIKTALQCDA